A stretch of Rhizobium sp. TH2 DNA encodes these proteins:
- a CDS encoding M10 family metallopeptidase, with protein MGKQSKYVLEREDEDFFSSDAGHMVEQISIDLPVSDRVDFISPARGADSSDSARAAQTVKVDRSADFLAGATDGVNVPFTDPALTTLATFLTDGYWAHREFAVGDGGTLKVDIGDLTGAGKQLAKWALDAWEDASGLNFKFVSKNADIDFDDKGKYAYSTSKGVGDGTIDSSFVNIATKWIDDYGHGRHTYSMQTYIHEIGHALGLGHAGNYNGSAKYGVDNNFTNDSWQASIMSYFSQAQNTDVDAHFALVMTPQVADIIAIRELYGDTAIRAGDSVYSYRGDFEKYYSTRTIVDTGGTDTLDFSWSARKQTINMNAETFSTIDGVKGNLGISRDTVVEIAIGGRSTDRIIGNEAANALFGNGGKDRMTGGGGEDFFVFDTKASSKNVDTIVDFVVVDDTIAFNNKVFTKLGVDGALSFDAFRSNLTGKAEDASDRLIYETDTGELYYDFDGDKQGGSVLVAKLSTFPGLGFGDFLVI; from the coding sequence ATGGGCAAGCAGAGCAAATACGTTCTGGAACGCGAAGACGAGGATTTCTTCTCCAGCGATGCGGGCCACATGGTCGAACAAATCTCCATAGACCTTCCGGTCTCGGACAGGGTGGATTTCATCAGCCCAGCGCGCGGCGCCGACAGCAGTGACAGCGCCCGCGCGGCGCAGACGGTCAAGGTCGATCGCAGCGCCGATTTCCTGGCCGGTGCAACCGATGGCGTGAACGTGCCGTTCACCGATCCTGCGCTGACGACACTGGCCACCTTTCTGACCGATGGCTATTGGGCACATCGCGAGTTTGCTGTCGGCGACGGTGGTACGCTGAAGGTCGATATCGGAGACCTGACCGGAGCCGGAAAGCAGCTCGCGAAATGGGCACTCGACGCCTGGGAAGATGCCAGCGGCCTGAATTTCAAGTTCGTAAGCAAGAATGCCGACATCGACTTCGACGACAAGGGAAAATACGCCTATTCGACCTCGAAAGGCGTTGGCGATGGCACGATCGACTCATCCTTCGTCAATATCGCCACAAAGTGGATCGACGACTACGGCCATGGCAGGCACACCTATTCGATGCAGACCTATATCCACGAGATCGGCCACGCGCTCGGGCTCGGCCATGCCGGCAACTATAACGGTTCGGCGAAATACGGGGTGGACAACAATTTCACCAATGACTCCTGGCAGGCCAGCATCATGTCCTATTTCTCGCAGGCACAAAACACCGATGTCGACGCGCACTTCGCCCTTGTGATGACCCCCCAAGTGGCGGATATCATCGCGATCCGCGAGCTCTACGGCGACACTGCGATCAGGGCCGGAGACAGTGTCTACTCCTACCGCGGCGATTTCGAGAAATACTACTCGACCCGCACGATCGTCGATACCGGCGGCACCGACACGCTCGACTTCTCCTGGTCGGCCAGGAAGCAGACGATCAACATGAACGCTGAGACGTTCTCGACCATCGATGGCGTCAAGGGCAATCTCGGAATTTCGCGTGACACTGTGGTCGAGATCGCGATCGGCGGCCGGAGCACCGACAGGATCATCGGCAACGAGGCGGCCAATGCGCTGTTCGGCAATGGCGGCAAGGACAGGATGACGGGCGGCGGCGGCGAGGACTTCTTCGTGTTCGACACCAAGGCGAGCAGCAAGAATGTCGATACGATCGTGGATTTCGTCGTGGTTGACGATACGATTGCGTTCAACAACAAGGTGTTCACCAAGTTGGGCGTCGACGGGGCGCTGTCGTTCGATGCCTTTAGATCGAACCTGACCGGCAAAGCTGAAGATGCCAGTGACCGGCTGATCTATGAAACGGATACGGGCGAACTCTACTACGATTTTGATGGCGACAAACAGGGCGGTTCCGTGCTGGTCGCCAAGCTCAGCACCTTTCCCGGACTTGGTTTCGGAGATTTCCTCGTCATCTGA
- a CDS encoding response regulator translates to MTAETDEQFDIARRLQAQEAAFRESEARYRRAEDRYRFLEALARETAASTDADAILAITTRMVGEHLNLAICAYADMDADQDGFTIRGDWSAPGSPTITGHYMLHDFGVLAMTNLHAGKPLVIHDNRMELAPEEAKTFQDIGIAATICLPLVKEGRLTALMAIHDKVPHHWSDEELVLLTEVTERSWAHIERVRAEANARESERRFRLDLERMVAERTAELVQSQESIRAILETTHLYQGLLDIEGRVRFANLTALDGIQSTLADVFGKPFWETPWFTGTPDMPEAVKAAVESVASGKIENISMTLTLPVGIRSFDFSMRPVKNPAGEVVALVPEAVDITARVEAEHALLQSQKMEAIGNLTGGVAHDFNNLLMAISGSLELLRKRLPDDPALLHFIDNALEGAKRGSSLVQRMMAFARRQELKNERIDIRRLVGGMAELLARSLGPMVTIETRFSDQLPEVETDANQLESALLNLVVNARDAMSGKGEIIVEAEEMIVALRDGSLEPGHYVRLAVTDTGTGMGEAVLKRAMEPFFTTKGVGKGTGLGLSTIHGLAKQSGGTLRLKSKPGDGTTAEIWLPAKPILPVESAPVAETIGEPVNGVPHSLAILAVDDDALVLMNTVDMLEDLGHRVTSAYSGKAALELMSSTRFDIVITDHAMPQMTGAQLIAEIRARDANLPVILATGYAQLPPDVEAGFPKLSKPFSQADLERAVESVRGR, encoded by the coding sequence GTGACGGCCGAGACGGACGAACAGTTCGATATCGCCAGGCGATTGCAGGCACAGGAAGCTGCGTTCCGCGAAAGCGAGGCGCGGTATCGCCGTGCCGAGGACCGCTACCGGTTTCTCGAGGCGCTCGCGCGGGAAACGGCTGCCAGCACCGATGCCGATGCGATTCTCGCAATCACGACGCGGATGGTCGGCGAGCATCTCAACCTTGCCATCTGCGCCTATGCCGACATGGACGCGGACCAGGACGGCTTCACCATACGCGGCGACTGGTCGGCGCCGGGCTCTCCCACCATCACCGGGCACTATATGCTGCATGACTTCGGCGTGCTGGCGATGACCAACCTGCATGCCGGCAAACCTTTGGTCATCCATGACAATCGCATGGAACTGGCGCCCGAGGAAGCCAAGACGTTTCAGGATATCGGGATCGCCGCCACGATCTGCCTGCCACTGGTCAAGGAGGGCCGGCTGACCGCACTGATGGCCATTCACGACAAGGTGCCCCATCACTGGTCGGATGAGGAACTCGTGCTGCTCACCGAGGTGACCGAGCGATCCTGGGCGCATATCGAACGGGTGCGGGCGGAGGCGAATGCGCGAGAGAGCGAGCGGCGTTTCCGGCTGGACCTGGAACGGATGGTGGCGGAGCGGACCGCTGAGCTGGTCCAGAGCCAGGAAAGCATCCGCGCGATCCTGGAAACCACCCATCTCTATCAGGGCCTGCTGGATATCGAGGGCCGGGTGCGCTTTGCCAACCTGACGGCGCTCGACGGGATCCAATCCACGCTGGCCGATGTCTTCGGCAAACCGTTCTGGGAGACGCCCTGGTTCACCGGAACGCCTGATATGCCGGAAGCGGTGAAGGCCGCAGTCGAAAGCGTTGCATCCGGAAAGATCGAAAACATTTCCATGACGCTGACCCTGCCGGTCGGCATTCGCAGCTTCGACTTTTCCATGCGCCCGGTGAAAAATCCCGCCGGCGAGGTCGTCGCACTTGTCCCGGAAGCGGTCGATATCACGGCGAGGGTCGAGGCCGAGCACGCGCTGCTCCAGTCCCAGAAGATGGAAGCCATCGGCAACCTGACGGGCGGCGTGGCGCATGACTTCAACAACCTGCTGATGGCGATATCCGGTAGCCTGGAACTGCTGCGAAAGCGCCTGCCGGACGATCCGGCGCTGCTGCATTTCATCGACAACGCGCTCGAAGGCGCCAAACGCGGAAGCTCGCTGGTGCAGCGCATGATGGCCTTTGCCCGGCGGCAGGAGCTCAAGAACGAACGCATCGACATCAGGCGACTGGTCGGCGGCATGGCGGAACTGCTTGCCCGTTCGCTGGGTCCGATGGTGACCATCGAGACGCGGTTCTCCGATCAGTTGCCCGAGGTCGAGACGGACGCCAACCAGCTTGAATCGGCGCTGCTCAACCTCGTAGTCAATGCGCGCGACGCCATGTCCGGCAAGGGCGAGATCATTGTTGAAGCCGAGGAGATGATCGTTGCCCTGCGCGACGGCTCACTCGAACCGGGCCATTATGTGCGCCTTGCCGTGACCGATACGGGCACCGGCATGGGCGAGGCGGTGCTGAAGCGCGCGATGGAGCCTTTCTTCACCACCAAGGGCGTCGGCAAGGGAACCGGGCTCGGGCTCTCCACGATCCATGGGCTGGCCAAACAATCCGGCGGCACGCTGCGGCTCAAGAGCAAACCGGGAGACGGAACGACCGCGGAGATATGGCTGCCGGCAAAACCGATACTGCCGGTCGAATCCGCACCCGTAGCCGAAACAATCGGAGAGCCTGTGAACGGCGTGCCGCACTCGCTTGCGATCCTCGCCGTGGACGACGACGCCCTCGTGCTGATGAATACGGTGGATATGCTGGAAGATCTGGGACACCGGGTCACGTCGGCATATTCGGGAAAGGCGGCGCTGGAACTCATGTCGAGCACCCGGTTCGATATCGTGATCACCGACCATGCCATGCCGCAGATGACCGGCGCACAGCTGATCGCCGAGATCCGCGCGCGCGACGCGAACCTTCCCGTCATTCTGGCGACCGGCTATGCGCAACTGCCGCCCGATGTGGAGGCGGGATTTCCCAAACTCTCGAAACCCTTTTCCCAGGCCGACCTCGAACGCGCGGTCGAAAGCGTGCGCGGCCGTTGA
- a CDS encoding M10 family metallopeptidase: MSISKAFASRERDDFSFSINSDFVVPSMAAAHEFIFAPDANEAMASAAAKAKPVRVDRTPDFLEGAAAGENPVPDYDADLDTLAAYLTDGYWEDNEEARRSFDIEAGGTITVDIATLDKAAQVLARKAFQAWTDATGIRFQEVRNGADIDFTDNYFDTAAAFADSEVDGSQIVRSEVTVSQKWIENLGSGKYDYSMLTYIHEIGHAMGLGHAGNYNGSATYDPNVHADNDSWQASVMSYFDQNENLDVDADKALPLTLMMSDILAIRELYGIVDIRPSDNVYSYETDFKAASSLDGRYRGITARTIVDTSGTDVLDFSWSKKALVIDLHEESFSNINGVKGNLAIARGTIIEGAVGGIKGDTIIGNDYANALYGNSGADTLTGNGGEDFFIFDTKPSTAYADVITDFEIGVDTIGFNNKMFKAVGRDGVLADIAFVVNTTGDAEDRRDRVIYDSASGELFYDANGSRKGGSVLVATLEDTLALDASHLLVI; the protein is encoded by the coding sequence ATGAGCATCTCCAAGGCCTTCGCAAGTCGCGAACGCGACGACTTTTCCTTCAGCATCAATTCCGACTTTGTGGTGCCATCCATGGCAGCGGCGCACGAGTTCATTTTCGCGCCTGACGCAAACGAAGCGATGGCGAGCGCGGCCGCCAAGGCCAAGCCGGTCAGGGTCGATCGCACCCCGGATTTTCTCGAAGGCGCTGCGGCCGGCGAGAACCCGGTTCCGGACTATGACGCCGATCTCGACACATTGGCTGCGTATCTCACTGATGGATACTGGGAAGACAATGAGGAAGCGCGGCGCAGTTTCGATATCGAGGCGGGCGGCACGATCACCGTCGATATCGCGACCTTGGACAAGGCCGCGCAAGTGCTCGCCCGCAAGGCGTTCCAGGCCTGGACCGATGCGACCGGCATCAGGTTCCAGGAGGTCAGGAACGGCGCCGACATCGACTTCACGGACAATTATTTCGACACCGCCGCCGCCTTCGCGGACTCCGAGGTCGATGGCTCGCAGATCGTCAGATCCGAAGTCACCGTATCCCAGAAATGGATCGAGAATCTCGGATCGGGCAAATACGACTATTCGATGCTGACCTATATCCACGAGATCGGCCATGCGATGGGCCTCGGCCATGCCGGCAATTATAACGGCTCCGCCACCTATGACCCGAACGTGCACGCCGACAATGACTCCTGGCAGGCGAGCGTGATGTCGTATTTCGACCAGAATGAGAACCTTGATGTCGACGCGGACAAGGCGCTGCCGCTCACGCTGATGATGTCCGATATCCTGGCGATCCGCGAACTTTATGGCATCGTCGATATCCGGCCGAGCGACAACGTCTATTCGTATGAAACGGACTTCAAGGCGGCGTCATCCCTGGACGGCCGGTACAGGGGGATCACGGCGCGGACGATCGTCGATACATCAGGCACCGATGTGCTGGATTTCAGCTGGTCGAAGAAGGCGCTGGTGATCGACCTGCACGAGGAGAGCTTTTCCAACATCAACGGCGTCAAGGGCAATCTGGCGATCGCGCGCGGCACGATCATCGAGGGGGCTGTCGGCGGCATCAAGGGCGATACGATCATCGGCAACGACTACGCCAATGCACTTTATGGCAATAGCGGCGCCGACACGCTAACCGGCAATGGCGGCGAGGATTTTTTCATCTTCGACACCAAGCCATCTACGGCCTATGCGGACGTGATCACGGATTTCGAGATCGGCGTGGACACGATCGGGTTCAACAACAAGATGTTCAAGGCCGTGGGCCGGGATGGCGTACTCGCCGACATCGCCTTCGTGGTCAACACGACTGGCGATGCCGAAGACCGCAGGGACCGGGTGATCTACGACAGCGCGTCAGGCGAACTCTTCTACGACGCCAACGGTTCGAGGAAGGGCGGCAGCGTGCTGGTTGCCACCCTCGAGGACACGTTGGCGCTCGACGCCTCGCATTTGCTAGTGATCTGA